Proteins encoded within one genomic window of Diorhabda sublineata isolate icDioSubl1.1 chromosome 1, icDioSubl1.1, whole genome shotgun sequence:
- the LOC130445408 gene encoding zinc finger CCHC-type and RNA-binding motif-containing protein 1-like, translating to MSGGLIPSKSTVYISNLPFDLKNNDLHKLFEKHGKIVKVTILKDRESRRSKGVAFILFLKHEDALVCVQETNMKEMFGRTLKASIAVDNGRSKEFIRRKEYPNKTKCYECGEYGHLSYRCDKNLLGDREPPPKKVRKRKKKDPSMQKLTKEQQEYFDSTDEDADMNEEDEPVFEDDESLSAAIALEHEKVELESYRYKVATGKYDEADVNAVNVPRKKIKKSEYFSDEEESDE from the exons atgagtggTGGTTTGATTCCTAGTAAAAGTACTGTATACATTTCGAACTTGCCATTCGATTTGAAGAATAATGATCTACACAAATTATTCGAAAAACATGGGAAAATAGTGaa AGTTACAATTTTAAAAGATCGTGAATCGCGACGAAGTAAAGGTGTCGCTTTTATATTGTTCTTAAAACATGAGGATGCCCTTGTTTGTGTACAAGAAACAAACATGAAAGAG aTGTTTGGACGAACGTTGAAAGCGAGCATCGCTGTTGACAATGGTAGATCTAAGgaatttattagaagaaaa GAATATCCAAATAAGACGAAATGTTACGAATGTGGAGAATACGGACATTTGAGCTACAGATGTGATAAAAATTTGCTGGGAGATCGTGAACCACCTCCaaaaaaagttagaaaaagaaaaaagaaagatccatCAATGCAGAAGTTAACAAag GAACAGCAGGAATATTTTGATAGTACAGATGAAGATGCAGATATGAATGAAGAAGATGAGCCAGTATTTGAAGATGACGAATCTCTAAGTGCTGCTATTGCTCTAGAA catGAAAAAGTTGAATTAGAAAGTTATAGATATAAAGTCGCTACTGGAAAGTACGATGAAGCAGATGTTAATGCAGTGAATGTTcccagaaaaaaaatcaaaaaaagcgAATATTTTAGTGACGAGGAAGAAAGTGATGAATAA
- the LOC130445490 gene encoding protein Red → MAETPMSQRLTNDDFRKLLMTPRSNPSHTPAAPGSVKEAMNNPNSMPPPKIEDKSEARRKKKSFYAKLKKQEDNKMAELAEKYRDRASERRSGVNPDYQADDPITTAQAYRAVAPDLKSGYDAAERRRQMIQESKFLGGDMEHTHLVKGLDYALLQKVRSEIQQIEMEQEQEMERLATKTLEEKEKERKDAQKKEEEELKFKTKIGRSIYYTVNVLKSRHIERSELFIPGRMAYVIDLDDEAESDIPTTLIRSVADMPSFELTTTVTTNDIVINKLTQILSYLRQSNRKNKKSKKGMPENSKDYDLEENEGKKSHKRSHQDDSIYGDIGDYVPSTKSSRHRDHDRKRHAYFDKHDNEPVDNAAPTYRVNKSAEILNKLQQEPEGYAECYPGLEEMNDAIDDSDDEVDYSKMDLGNKKGPIVRWDFDTAEEYSEYMNQKEALPKAAFQYGLKMADGRRSRKHKDKNEKAHLDREWQKIQNIIQKKK, encoded by the exons atggcCGAAACACCGATGTCTCAACGTCTCACGAACGacgattttcgaaaattattaatGACTCCTAGATCAAATCCTTCACATACCCCAGCAGCTCCTGGTTCTGTAAAGGAAGCAATGAATAATCCAAATTCCATGCCTCCTCCTAAAATCGAAGATAAATCAGAAGCTCGTCgtaaaaagaaaagtttttatgCAAAACTTAAAAAACAGGAGGACAATAAAATGGCAGAACTAGCTGAGAAGTATCGTGACAGAGCTAGCGAGAGAAGATCGGGAGTTAATCCTGATTACCAAGCAGATGATCCTATTACAACCGCTCAAGCTTATAGAGCCGTAGCGCCAGATCTTAAATCTGGATATGATGCAGCGGAACGAAGAAGGCAAATGATTCAAGAATCAAAATTCTTGGGAGGAGACATGGAACATACTCACTTGGTAAAAGGGCTGGATTATGCTTTACTCCAGAAAGTAAGAAGTGAAATCCAACAAATCGAAATGGAACAGGAACAAGAAATGGAGAGACTTGCTACAAAGACTTTggaagaaaaggaaaaagaaagaaaagatgCACAGAAGAAGGAGGAAgaagaattgaaatttaaaacgaaaattGGAAGATCCATTTATTATACAGTGAATGTTTTGAAATCCAGACACATTGAAAGATCAGAGTTATTCATTCCTGGTAGAATGGCATATGTTATTGATTTAG atgaCGAAGCTGAAAGTGATATTCCAACTACTTTGATAAGATCAGTAGCTGATATGCCTTCGTTTGAGCTAACAACTACAGTCACAACAAATgatatagttataaataaattgacgcaaattttgagttatttaaGACAAA GTAACcgtaaaaataagaaatcaaagaaaGGTATGCCTGAAAATTCTAAAGATTATGATCTAGAAGAGAACGAAGGGAAGAAAAGTCACAAACGTTCCCATCAAGATGACTCAATATATGGTGATATTGGTGATTATGTACCCTCTACAAAAAGCAGTAGACATCGTGATCATGATAGAAAGAGGCATGCTTACTTTGATAAACATGATAACGAACCTGTTGATAATGCTGCTCCTACATATAGAGTGAATAAATCAGCTGAAATCTTGAATAAATTGCAACAAGAACCAGAAGGGTATGCAGAATGTTATCCAG GTTTGGAAGAGATGAACGATGCAATAGATGATAGTGACGACGAAGTAGATTACTCCAAAATGGATCTTGGTAATAAGAAAGGACCGATTGTGAGATGGGACTTTGACACAGCCGAAGAATATTCTGAGTATATGAATCAAAAAGAAGCACTACCAAAAGCTGCTTTCCAGTACGGTCTCAAAATGGCCGATGGTCGTAGATCGAGAAAGCATAAAGACAAGAATGAAAAAGCTCACCTGGATAGGGAGTGGCAGaagatacaaaatattattcaaaagaaaaaataa
- the LOC130445556 gene encoding 60S ribosomal protein L32 produces MAIRPVYRPTIIKKRTKKFIRHQSDRYGKLKRNWRKPKGIDNRVRRRFKGQYLMPNIGYGSNAKTRHMLPTGFRKVLVHNVKELEVLLMQNRKYCAEIAHGVSSKKRKDIVERAQQLSIRVTNGHARLRSQENE; encoded by the exons ATGGCTATCAGACCCGTTTACCGACCTacgattattaaaaaaagaacgAAAAAGTTCATCAGGCATCAATCTGACCGATATGGTAAACtcaag cgTAACTGGCGTAAACCTAAGGGTATCGACAACAGAGTCAGAAGACGTTTCAAGGGACAATATTTGATGCCAAATATTGGTTATGGGTCAAACGCTAAGACTAGGCACATGTTACCAACTGGTTTCAGAAAAGTTTTGGTACACAATGTTAAA GAATTAGAAGTGCTGTTGATGCAGAATCGTAAATATTGTGCAGAAATTGCTCATGGAGTATCATCTAAGAAACGTAAAGATATTGTAGAGCGTGCTCAACAATTGAGTATTAGGGTTACTAATGGACATGCTAGATTACGTAGCCAAGAAAATGAGTAA
- the LOC130445634 gene encoding 116 kDa U5 small nuclear ribonucleoprotein component, giving the protein MDADLYDEFGNYIGPELDSDDEEEEEQELLDGDDQQEYDEEQMEDEPQPMAIVLHEDKQYYPSALQVYGPDVETIVQEEDAQPLDVPLVEPVKKKKFQLKEQELPETVYSMEFLADMMDNTSLIRNVALIGHLHHGKTTFVDCLIKQTHPGYQDNEEKNLRYTDILFTEQERGCSIKSIPVTLLLQDIKDKSYLMNIFDTPGHVNFSDEVTAAMRLCDGIVLFVDAAEGVMLNTERLLKHAVQEQMQITICINKIDRLILELKLPPQDAYYKLRHIVEEINGLLTLYSDDANPHIVSPVLGNVCFASSQYGICFTLKSFANVYSLYYGEVNIEEFSKRLWGDIYFNNKSRKFTKKAPHNSAQRSFVEFILEPLYKIFAQVVGDVDSSLLDVLDELGIKLNKNEMKLNIRPLLRLVCQKFLGDFNGFVNMCVEHINSPLNNAKLKINHIYTGPSTSRVYEDMINCDQDGILMVHSSKMYPTEDCTFFQVLGRVMSGTLHAGSDVRILGENYTIQDEEDSRILTIGRLWIYESRYKIELNRVPAGNWVLIEGIDQSIVKTATLTDLSAGEELYIFRPLKFNTQSIIKIAVEPVNPSELPKMLDGLRKVNKSYPLLTTRVEESGEHVVLGTGELYLDCVMHDLRKMYSEIDIKVADPVVAFCETVVETSSLKCFAETPNKKNKITMIAEPLEKGLAEDIETENVQISWNKKKLGEFFQTKYDWDLLAARSIWAFGPDNTGPNILVDDTLPSEVDKGLLSSVKDSIVQGFQWGTREGPLCEEPIRNTKFKILDAVIANEPLHRGGGQIIPTARRVVYSAFLMATPRLMEPYLFVEVQAPADCVSAVYTVLAKRRGHVTQDAPVPGSPLYTIKAFIPAIDSFGFETDLRTHTQGQAFCLSVFHHWQIVPGDPLDKTIVIRPLEPQPSTHLAREFMIKTRRRKGLSQDVSINKFFDDPMLLELARQDVMLNYPLL; this is encoded by the exons ATGGATGCTGATTTATATGACGAATTTGGTAATTACATAGGTCCAGAATTGGATAGTGATgatgaagaggaagaagaacAAGAATTACTCGATGGAGATGATCAGCAAGAATACGAT GAGGAACAAATGGAAGATGAACCACAACCAATGGCTATCGTTTTACACGAAGATAAACAATATTATCCATCAGCACTTCAAGTTTACGGACCTGACGTTGAAACTATTGTCCAAGAAGAAGATGCTCAACCATTAGATGTACCATTAGTGGAACCtgttaagaagaaaaaatttcagTTGAAAGAGCAAGAGTTACCTGAAACTGTTTATAGCATGGA atttcTTGCTGATATGATGGATAATACATCTCTTATAAGAAATGTTGCTCTAATTGGTCATTTGCATCATGGAAAAACCACTTTTGTAGATTGTCTCATCAAACAAACACATCCAGGTTATCaggataatgaagaaaaaaatttacgttATACGGATATTCTTTTTACTGAACAAGAAAGGGGATGTTCCATCAAATCCATTCCAGTAACATTACTCCTTCAAGATATAAAAGATAAGAGTTATCTTATGAATATATTCGATACTCCAG GTCATGTTAATTTTTCTGATGAGGTAACGGCTGCTATGAGATTGTGTGATGGTATTGTATTATTTGTTGATGCTGCTGAAGGAGTTATGTTAAATACCGAACGTCTTCTAAAACATGCAGTACAAGAGCAAATGCAAATTACAATTTgcattaataaaattgatagaCTTATTTTGGAGCTAAAGTTACCTCCCCAAGATGCTTATTATAAATTAAGGCACATAGTCGAAGAAATCAATGGTTTATTAAC gTTATATTCTGATGATGCCAATCCTCATATTGTATCGCCAGTATTGGGAAATGTATGTTTCGCTAGTTCACAATACGGAATATGTTTTACTTTGAAATCATTCGCTAATGTTTATAGTTTATACTATGGGGAagttaatattgaagaattttcCAAGAGGTTATGGGgagatatatattttaataataaatc gagaaaatttacaaaaaaagctcCACATAATTCAGCCCAAAGAAGTTTCGTAGAATTCATTTTAGAACCACTCTATAAAATATTCGCCCAAGTTGTTGGTGACGTTGATTCTTCATTACTCGATGTACTGGACGAGTTAGgaataaaactaaataagaacgagatgaaattaaatataagaCCGCTTTTGAGACTcgtttgtcaaaaatttttaggAGATTTTAACG gTTTCGTGAATATGTGTGTGGAGCACATCAATTCTCCTTTGAATAACGcgaaattaaaaatcaatcacATTTATACAGGACCTAGTACAAGTAGAGTTTACGAAGATATGATAAATTGTGACCAAGACGGAATACTTATG GTACATAGTTCTAAAATGTACCCAACGGAAGATTGCACGTTTTTCCAAGTTTTAGGCAGAGTTATGAGTGGAACACTACATGCAGGATCAGATGTCAGAATATTAGGAGAAAATTATACGATTCAAGACGAAGAAGATTCCAGGATATTAACAATAGGAAGATTATGGATATACGAATCGAG GTATAAAATCGAATTGAATAGAGTACCGGCCGGTAATTGGGTATTGATCGAAGGTATCGATCAATCCATAGTAAAAACTGCGACCCTAACGGACTTATCAGCCGGGGAGGAGTTATATATATTCAGACCTCTCAAATTTAACACTCagagtataataaaaatagctGTTGAACCTGTGAATCCTTCAGAATTACCAAAAATGTTGGACGGTCTTAGAAAAGTTAATAAATCCTACCCTTTATTAACCACAAGGGTGGAAGAAAGTGGAGAACACGTCGTTTTAGGAACAGGGGAATTATATCTGGATTGCGTAATGCACGATTTAAGGAAAATGTATTCGGAAATAGACATCAAAG TGGCTGATCCGGTGGTAGCGTTTTGCGAAACGGTCGTCGAAACCTCAAGTTTGAAATGTTTTGCAGAAACACcgaataaaaagaataaaataacaatgataGCGGAACCATTGGAAAAAGGTCTAGCGGAAGATATAGAAACCGAAAACGTACAAATCAGTTGGAACAAGAAGAAATTGGGGGAATTTTTTCAGACGAAATACGATTGGGATTTACTAGCAGCTAGAAGTATATGGGCGTTCGGACCGGATAATACGG GTCCCAATATTCTAGTTGACGATACCCTACCATCGGAAGTGGACAAAGGTCTTTTGAGTTCGGTAAAAGATTCCATTGTACAAGGATTCCAATGGGGTACTAGAGAAGGACCATTATGTGAAGAACCTATTAGAAATACCAAATTTAAAATACTGGACGCAGTTATAGCTAATGAACCGTTACACAGGGGTGGTGGACAGATTATACCTACGGCAAGAAGGGTGGTTTATTCTGCGTTTCTTATGGCTACTCCTAGGTTGATGGAACCTTATTTGTTTGTTGAAGTACAAGCTCCAGCAGATTGTGTTTCCGCTGTTTATACGGTTTTGGCAAAAAGGCG TGGTCACGTAACTCAAGATGCTCCCGTACCCGGTTCACCTCTCTATACTATCAAAGCTTTCATTCCTGCCATCGACAGTTTCGGATTCGAAACTGATTTGAGGACGCACACTCAAGGACAAGCTTTCTGTTTATCAGTTTTCCATCATTGGCAG ATTGTTCCTGGTGATCCATTGGATAAAACGATCGTAATTAGACCACTCGAACCCCAACCTTCAACTCACCTAGCTAgagaatttatgataaaaactcGAAGACGTAAAGGTCTCAGTCAAGATGTCTCTATCAATAAGTTCTTCGATGATCCTATGTTGTTGGAATTAGCAAGACAAGACGTCATGTTGAATTATCCActtttgtga